The Pimelobacter simplex genomic sequence GGTGTGCCCGGTGCGGTGGGTGGGTGCGGCGATCGTCATCCGACGCGCTCCAGCTCGGCCGCCTCCAGCTCGCGCACCAGGGGCAGCACCTCGCGGCCGAAGTACTCGACGTCCTCGAGGTAGTGCAGGAAGCCCAGCAGGAACAGGTTCACGCCGCGCTTCTTGTACTCGATCATCCGGGTGGCGATCTGCTCGGGCGTGCCGATCAGGCCGGTCCGGAAGCCGTCGTTGTACTGCACGAGGTCGGCGAACTCGGAGTCCTGCCACATGCCCTTCTTGTCGCCGGTCGACTGACCGGCCTGCTTGACCGCGGCGCCGAAGCCCTCGACCGCCTCGCGGTCGGCCTTGTCGACGATCTCGCGCAGCACGTCGCGGGCCTCGGCCTCGGTGTCGCGGCCGATGAAGAAGCCGTTGAGCCCGAACTTCACCGTGCGCCCGTGCACGGTCGCGACGTCGGTGACGTCCTGGATCTGCTCGGAGATGCCCTCGGGGGTGTTGCCGTTGGCGAAGTACCAGTCGGAGACCCGGCCGGCCATGCCGCGGGCGTCCGTGGAGTTGCCGCCCTGGAAGATCTCCGGGTGCGGGCGGCCCTCGACGGCGACCGGCTTGGGCTTGAGGTCGAAGTCGTGGAGCCGGTAGAAGTCGCCGTTGAGCTCGGCCTGCTCGGAGGTCCAGATCTCGCGGACGTAGCGGATGAACTCCTCGGCCCGGCGGTAGCGCTCGCCGTGCTCGAGCCACGGCTCGCCGAGCTTGGTGAACTCGTCCTTGAACCAGCCGCTGACGACGTTGACGGCGGCCCGGCCGCCGGAGATCTGGTCGGCCGTGGCGAGCAGCTTGGCGAGCACTCCGGGCTGCCACAGGCCGGGGTGCACCGCGGCGATCACCTTGAGCCGCTCGGTCGCGAGCAGCAGCGCGAGGCTGAAGCTCGTCGACTCGTGCTGGTACGCCGCGCCGTACGACGCGATGTAGCGCACCTGCGTGAGGGCGTACTCGAAGCCGTTGTTCTCGGCGAGACGGGCGAGCCGGACGTTGTAGTCATAGCTCCAGTCGGTGCGCTGCTCGATCTTGCTCACCACGAGTCCCCCGCTGACGTTGGGCACCCAGTAGGCGAACTTGAGCGGTTCGGCGAAGGCCTCGATGTCGAAGGGCTGCTGGTCGGTCATGGCTGTCTCCGGTGGATAAGTCGAGTAGTTCAATAGACATTAGCGGATAGACGCGGGCACGCAAGACGGAGCGGGGCCGCCGGTCCCGTGGAACCGACGACCCCGCGATAGGCAGGACCTCTCACCCTGCGCTCGCGCCCGCCTCCGCGCCGGGGCGCGCGGTGCGGCCGATCGCCCAGGCGTACGGCGGCGGGGTGCCGTTGACGAGGTGCCCGCCGACCACGCGGGCCTTGAGGATCCGCGGGTTGTGCGAGGCCACCGTGCGCGCGTTGCGCCAGTGCCGGTCCAGGCCGGTCGAGCGCGCGGTGCCCGAGGCGCCGAGGGTGTCGAACAGCGCCGAGGTCAGCCCGAGCACCAGGTCGGTGACCACGACCTGCGCCTGGGAGGACTCGATCTCGGCGGCCTCGTTGGCCGCTGCCACCCGCTCCGGCTCGCCGGACGCGACCGGCGCCAGGTCGGCGACGGCCTGCACGGCACCGGCGACCCGGAGCGTGGCCGCCTCGGCGGCGTACACGGCGGCGGAGGCCTCGCCGATCCGGGCCAGCACCTGCGGGTCGTCGCGCACCCGCGCGGCGTTGGCGTGGGAGTAGTTGCGCTCCCGCTCGCGCACCCGGGTGGCGAAGTCGTGCAGCGCCGCCTTGCCGATGCCGGTCAGCACGGCGAGCAGGTTGAGCTGGTAGAGCGCGGTCTGGAACGGGAAGCGCTCCCCGAAGGCCAGCACGTGCTCGGCCGGCACCGGCGCGGCGGCGAAGGTCGTCGTCCCGCTGCCGGAGCCGCGCTGGCCGAAGCCGTCCCAGTCGTCGGAGACGGTGACCTCGGGGTCGCGGGTGTCGACGAGCGCGATCGCGAAGTCCGGCTCGTGACCGGGGCGCTCGCGGCGCACGTAGACGTCGGCCCACTCGGCGTAGATCGTGCCGGTCGTGTAGAACTTGCTGCCGCTGAGCAGGTAGCTCCCGTCGCGCTGCCCGGTCAGCACGGTCTGCTGGGTGTCGATCGCCGTCGCGCCGACCTCGGACCAGGCGTTGCCGGCGATCTCGCCGGCCGCGAACCGCTCGAACCACACCCGCTGGTCGGCGCCCTGCGCGTGCTGCCAGAGCCGGTCCTCGACCAGCGCGGCGTGCCCGCGCAGGGCCTGGGGCAGGTTGCTGTCTGCGGCCGCGAGGTCGATCCAGAGCTGCGTGAGCTCGGGTATCGAGGCCCCGCGGCCGCCGTACTGGGTCGGGACGCGGAGCGCCCCGAAGCCGGCCTCCTTGAGCCGGCGCACCTCCTGGTCGGGCAGGACGTCGTCCAGCTCGCGCTGGAGCGCGCCGGCGCCGATCTCGGCGAAGAGCTCAGAGAAGGTCATCGCGGGCCCCTCACGTGTACCAGGACGGCGCGGGCAGCTCGCCGAGCAGCGCGTAGCGGCCCACCTCGGCCCGCTTGTGCGCGATCGGGTCGTGCAGGCTGTGCGTGCGCAGGTTGCGCCAGTGGATGTCGAGGCCGACGCTGCTCGCGGTGGCGCGGGCGCCGGTGACGTCGTACACCCGGGTGGCGACCTCGAGCCCGACGTCGATGGCGACCTGCTTGGCCGCGGCGATGACGACCTCGGCCTCGCCGCGCTCCTGCGGGGTGACCGTGTCGGCGTGCGCGTTGATCGCCTCGATCAGGGTGGCGGCGCGCTCGGCGAGCGCCTCGGCGGCCCAGAGCTTGGCGCGCAGGTCGCCGTAGGTCTCCAGGATGTAGAACTCCTGGCTCGCCGACTCCTTGACGTCGGGCGTGTAGGGCCAGGGTCGCGTCCGGTCCCGCGTGTACGTCGCCGCGGTGGCCAGCGCGCCCTCGGCGATGCCGAGGTAGAGGTTGACGAAGATCAGCTGGATGAGCGGCACGTTGAGGGTGTTGTAGACCCGCGGC encodes the following:
- the sfnG gene encoding dimethylsulfone monooxygenase SfnG → MTDQQPFDIEAFAEPLKFAYWVPNVSGGLVVSKIEQRTDWSYDYNVRLARLAENNGFEYALTQVRYIASYGAAYQHESTSFSLALLLATERLKVIAAVHPGLWQPGVLAKLLATADQISGGRAAVNVVSGWFKDEFTKLGEPWLEHGERYRRAEEFIRYVREIWTSEQAELNGDFYRLHDFDLKPKPVAVEGRPHPEIFQGGNSTDARGMAGRVSDWYFANGNTPEGISEQIQDVTDVATVHGRTVKFGLNGFFIGRDTEAEARDVLREIVDKADREAVEGFGAAVKQAGQSTGDKKGMWQDSEFADLVQYNDGFRTGLIGTPEQIATRMIEYKKRGVNLFLLGFLHYLEDVEYFGREVLPLVRELEAAELERVG
- a CDS encoding acyl-CoA dehydrogenase family protein: MTFSELFAEIGAGALQRELDDVLPDQEVRRLKEAGFGALRVPTQYGGRGASIPELTQLWIDLAAADSNLPQALRGHAALVEDRLWQHAQGADQRVWFERFAAGEIAGNAWSEVGATAIDTQQTVLTGQRDGSYLLSGSKFYTTGTIYAEWADVYVRRERPGHEPDFAIALVDTRDPEVTVSDDWDGFGQRGSGSGTTTFAAAPVPAEHVLAFGERFPFQTALYQLNLLAVLTGIGKAALHDFATRVRERERNYSHANAARVRDDPQVLARIGEASAAVYAAEAATLRVAGAVQAVADLAPVASGEPERVAAANEAAEIESSQAQVVVTDLVLGLTSALFDTLGASGTARSTGLDRHWRNARTVASHNPRILKARVVGGHLVNGTPPPYAWAIGRTARPGAEAGASAG